A genomic stretch from Flavobacterium sp. KS-LB2 includes:
- a CDS encoding ATP-dependent Clp protease ATP-binding subunit has translation MDDNFSPRVKDVITYSKEEALRLGHDFIGTEHLMLGILRDGNGKAIQILNNLDVDLEHLRRKVEILSPASPSLDVNVEKKNLHLTRQAERALKTTFLEAKVFQSSSISTAHLLLCILRNENDPTTKLLNKLKIDYDIAKEQYLNMTPNEEDFIENLPRNESYNDDSGQDDSLKEGTFNNPANKSNKKSKTPVLDNFGRDLTEMAEEGKLDPVVGREKEIERVSQILSRRKKNNPLLIGEPGVGKSAIAEGLALRIIQKKVSRTLFNKRVVTLDLASLVAGTKYRGQFEERMKAVMNELEKNDDIILFIDEIHTIVGAGGATGSLDASNMFKPALARGEIQCIGATTLDEYRQYIEKDGALERRFQKIIVEPTSVSETITILNNIKNKYEDHHNVTYTPEAIEACVKLTDRYMSERFLPDKAIDALDEAGSRVHITNIEVPKQILDLERQLEDVRELKNVVVKKQKYEEAAKLRDDEKRIEKDLAIAQEQWEEDAKNNRIEVTEDNVADVVSMMSGIPVNRIAQTESNKLAKLPELIEGKVIGQKEAVMKIARSIQRNRAGLKDPNRPIGSFIFLGQTGVGKTQLAKVLAKELFDSEDALIRIDMSEYMEKFAISRLVGAPPGYVGYEEGGQLTEKVRRKPYCVVLLDEIEKAHPDVFNMLLQVLDDGYLTDSLGRKIDFKNTIIIMTSNVGARQLKDFGQGVGFGTAAKVAQADDNSKSIIENALKKTFAPEFLNRIDDVIVFNALEKHDIDLIIEIELKKLFARVAELGYQLNLSDKAKAFIAEKGFDKQFGARPLKRAIQKYVEDALAEEIITSKITSGDEIFMDIEDGSQELTVQIHKAGEPTNP, from the coding sequence ATGGATGATAATTTTTCACCAAGAGTAAAAGACGTTATTACTTACAGCAAAGAAGAAGCTTTGCGACTAGGGCATGACTTTATAGGAACAGAACACTTAATGCTAGGTATTCTAAGAGACGGAAACGGAAAAGCAATTCAAATATTGAATAACTTAGATGTTGATTTAGAACATTTGCGCAGAAAAGTAGAAATCCTAAGCCCCGCAAGTCCAAGCTTAGACGTAAATGTTGAAAAGAAAAACTTACACTTGACAAGACAAGCTGAACGAGCCTTGAAAACCACTTTTCTAGAAGCAAAAGTTTTTCAAAGTTCCTCGATTAGCACCGCACATTTATTGTTGTGCATTTTAAGAAACGAAAACGATCCAACAACCAAGCTATTGAATAAACTGAAAATTGATTACGATATAGCTAAAGAACAATATCTAAACATGACTCCAAACGAAGAAGATTTTATAGAAAATTTGCCCCGAAACGAATCTTATAATGACGATTCAGGACAAGATGACAGTCTAAAAGAAGGGACTTTTAATAATCCAGCCAATAAATCCAATAAGAAATCTAAAACTCCTGTTTTAGATAATTTCGGAAGAGATTTAACAGAAATGGCCGAAGAAGGAAAACTGGATCCCGTTGTAGGGCGCGAGAAAGAAATCGAACGTGTTTCGCAAATTTTGAGCCGTCGTAAAAAGAATAATCCATTACTTATTGGAGAACCAGGTGTAGGAAAATCAGCTATTGCCGAAGGTTTAGCCTTGCGCATTATTCAGAAAAAGGTATCACGTACTTTATTCAACAAACGCGTTGTTACCTTAGATTTAGCAAGTCTTGTTGCTGGTACAAAATACAGAGGACAATTTGAAGAACGCATGAAAGCAGTGATGAACGAACTAGAAAAAAATGATGATATCATTCTTTTTATAGATGAAATTCACACTATTGTTGGTGCTGGTGGCGCAACAGGTTCATTGGACGCTTCTAACATGTTTAAACCAGCATTAGCTCGTGGAGAGATTCAGTGTATAGGTGCAACAACATTAGACGAATACAGACAGTACATAGAAAAAGATGGTGCATTAGAGAGACGTTTTCAAAAAATAATCGTAGAACCTACATCAGTATCGGAAACGATTACCATTTTGAATAACATCAAAAACAAATACGAAGATCACCATAATGTTACTTACACTCCAGAAGCTATTGAAGCTTGTGTAAAATTAACTGACAGATACATGTCTGAACGTTTCTTACCAGACAAAGCGATTGATGCATTAGACGAGGCAGGATCTCGAGTTCATATTACTAACATTGAAGTACCAAAACAAATTTTAGATTTGGAGCGTCAATTAGAAGACGTACGTGAATTAAAGAATGTTGTTGTTAAAAAACAAAAATACGAAGAGGCCGCTAAACTTCGTGATGATGAAAAACGAATTGAAAAAGACTTAGCTATTGCTCAAGAACAATGGGAAGAAGACGCTAAAAATAACCGAATTGAAGTTACCGAAGACAATGTTGCTGATGTAGTTTCTATGATGAGTGGAATTCCCGTAAATCGAATTGCACAAACCGAAAGTAACAAACTAGCTAAACTTCCTGAACTAATTGAAGGTAAGGTTATTGGACAAAAAGAAGCAGTGATGAAAATTGCTCGTTCTATCCAAAGAAATCGTGCCGGATTGAAAGATCCGAATCGTCCAATTGGTTCCTTTATATTCTTAGGACAAACTGGTGTTGGTAAAACTCAATTGGCTAAGGTTTTAGCAAAAGAATTATTCGATTCTGAAGATGCACTCATTCGAATTGACATGAGTGAATACATGGAAAAATTCGCGATTTCTCGTTTAGTTGGAGCACCTCCGGGATACGTAGGATATGAAGAAGGTGGTCAATTAACCGAAAAAGTTCGTAGAAAACCATATTGTGTAGTATTATTGGATGAGATAGAAAAAGCGCATCCTGATGTTTTCAATATGCTTTTACAAGTTTTAGATGATGGTTATTTAACTGATAGTCTTGGACGCAAAATTGACTTCAAGAATACAATAATTATTATGACTTCAAATGTTGGAGCCAGACAATTGAAAGATTTCGGACAAGGTGTTGGTTTTGGAACTGCTGCAAAAGTGGCTCAGGCTGACGATAATTCGAAAAGCATTATCGAAAATGCATTGAAAAAAACTTTTGCTCCAGAATTTCTTAACCGAATTGATGATGTAATTGTTTTCAATGCTTTAGAAAAACATGATATTGATTTGATTATCGAAATCGAATTGAAAAAATTATTCGCTCGTGTTGCTGAATTAGGATATCAATTAAATCTTTCTGACAAAGCAAAAGCATTTATTGCAGAGAAAGGTTTTGACAAGCAATTTGGCGCTAGACCATTAAAAAGAGCGATTCAAAAATATGTAGAAGATGCTCTTGCTGAAGAAATAATTACCTCAAAAATCACTTCAGGAGATGAAATTTTTATGGATATTGAAGATGGTTCACAAGAGCTTACAGTTCAAATTCACAAAGCTGGAGAACCTACAAATCCTTAA
- a CDS encoding M15 family metallopeptidase: MTSYFKPFALLCIFMCSISCKSQTIVSVTQEKNSSIVNDTTFVNLKEYSQDFVYDMKYATTDNFLKAKVYECAECFLRLKTVNALVEVNKKFIEKGYKIKIFDCYRPLDIQKKMWKIVSNPEYVANPAKGSIHNRGGAIDITLVDGNGDELDMGTSFDFFGIEASHNYKNVSEEVKKNRLLLKTTMIGSGFNSFDSEWWHYNLKSGLNDKVSNAKWDCK, translated from the coding sequence ATGACTTCCTACTTCAAACCATTTGCACTTCTTTGTATCTTTATGTGTAGTATTTCTTGTAAATCACAAACTATTGTTTCAGTTACTCAAGAAAAAAACAGTTCCATTGTCAATGATACTACATTTGTAAATTTAAAAGAGTACAGTCAAGATTTTGTCTACGACATGAAGTATGCAACGACAGATAATTTCCTGAAGGCAAAAGTTTATGAGTGTGCGGAATGTTTTTTACGCTTAAAAACAGTTAATGCATTAGTTGAAGTGAATAAAAAATTCATAGAAAAAGGATATAAAATCAAAATTTTTGATTGTTATCGACCTTTGGACATTCAAAAGAAAATGTGGAAAATTGTGTCTAATCCAGAATATGTGGCCAATCCCGCCAAAGGGTCAATCCATAATAGAGGAGGAGCCATAGATATTACCTTGGTTGATGGTAATGGGGATGAATTAGATATGGGAACTTCTTTTGATTTTTTTGGAATTGAAGCGAGCCACAATTATAAAAATGTTTCTGAAGAAGTGAAAAAAAATAGGCTGCTATTAAAAACAACGATGATTGGTAGCGGTTTTAATTCTTTTGATTCAGAATGGTGGCACTACAATTTAAAGTCTGGCTTGAATGATAAAGTATCTAATGCTAAATGGGATTGTAAATAG
- a CDS encoding tetratricopeptide repeat protein, whose product MKSKYVLLASALLISVATFAQKDQIKAAEKALKAGKSQEAVTILMEAESLVSNAPDAEKAQFFFVKGNSLLDLANKNIDSNTNLSLAANAYQDLIAVEKTSGKVKYSTQAAASITDIKFKLINGAIADSKVDKHADSAKKLYDAYLLDKKDTINLYYAASTYVNAKEYDKALELYDNLKTLNYSGKGTSYFAVNKLTTQEDFFTSLQERDRMVKLGTHEKPRTEVVPSKRGEIYKNMALILVEKGKTEEAKKAISEARKANPEDTSLTLTEANLYLETKDFEMYKKLIAEVLEKNPNDADLIFNLGVLSANAKNVADAEKYYKRVIEINPKYINGYINLAAMKLENEKVIIDEMNKLGTSTKDMKRYDELKKKREELFKATIPYLEKAVELDPKNVDVSKTLLGVYSALEMTTEYKALKAKM is encoded by the coding sequence ATGAAAAGTAAATATGTATTACTAGCATCAGCATTATTGATATCAGTAGCTACTTTTGCTCAAAAAGATCAAATTAAAGCCGCTGAAAAAGCGTTGAAAGCTGGTAAATCTCAAGAGGCAGTAACTATTTTAATGGAAGCAGAATCCTTAGTATCTAACGCTCCAGATGCTGAGAAAGCACAGTTTTTCTTTGTAAAAGGAAATTCTTTGTTGGATTTAGCAAATAAGAATATTGATTCTAATACCAATCTTTCTCTTGCAGCTAACGCATACCAAGATTTAATTGCAGTTGAGAAAACTTCTGGTAAAGTAAAATATTCAACTCAAGCTGCAGCTTCAATTACTGATATTAAATTCAAATTGATTAATGGTGCAATTGCTGATTCAAAAGTAGATAAGCATGCTGATAGTGCTAAAAAATTATACGACGCTTATTTGTTAGACAAAAAAGATACAATTAATTTATATTACGCTGCTTCTACGTATGTAAATGCAAAAGAGTATGACAAAGCGCTAGAATTATATGATAACTTAAAAACTTTAAACTATTCAGGAAAAGGAACAAGTTATTTTGCGGTTAATAAATTAACTACTCAAGAAGACTTTTTTACTAGTCTTCAAGAAAGAGACAGAATGGTTAAGTTAGGAACGCATGAAAAGCCAAGAACGGAAGTAGTTCCTTCTAAAAGAGGTGAGATTTATAAAAATATGGCCTTGATTTTAGTTGAAAAAGGTAAAACAGAAGAAGCTAAAAAAGCAATTTCTGAAGCGAGAAAAGCAAATCCTGAAGACACTTCTTTGACTTTGACAGAGGCTAATCTTTATTTAGAAACAAAAGATTTTGAAATGTACAAGAAGTTAATTGCAGAAGTTTTGGAAAAAAATCCAAATGATGCTGATTTAATTTTTAATTTAGGTGTACTAAGTGCTAATGCTAAGAATGTTGCAGATGCTGAAAAATATTATAAAAGAGTTATAGAAATTAACCCAAAATATATCAATGGTTACATCAATCTTGCTGCAATGAAGTTAGAGAATGAAAAAGTAATTATTGATGAAATGAACAAGTTAGGAACTTCAACAAAAGATATGAAGCGTTATGATGAGTTGAAAAAGAAAAGAGAAGAGCTTTTTAAAGCTACAATTCCTTATCTTGAAAAAGCAGTTGAATTAGATCCTAAAAATGTGGATGTTTCTAAAACTCTTTTGGGAGTTTATAGCGCATTAGAAATGACTACTGAATATAAAGCATTAAAAGCAAAAATGTAA
- the gyrA gene encoding DNA gyrase subunit A — protein sequence MSEGEKLIPINIEDEMKSAYIDYSMSVIVSRALPDVRDGLKPVHRRVLYGMYDLGVFSNKAHKKSARIVGEVLGKYHPHGDTSVYDAMVRMAQEWSMRYLLVDGQGNFGSVDGDSPAAMRYTEARMRKISEEIMADIEKETVDFQLNFDDTLYEPKVMPTRVPTLLINGATGIAVGMATNMPPHNLTEVINGTLAYIDNNEIEIDELMNHIKAPDFPTGGIIYGYEGVREAFKTGRGRIVMRAKVGFEEVDGRECIIVTEIPYQVNKADMIKRTADLVNDKKIDGIANIRDESDRNGMRIVYILKRDATPNVVLNTLYKFTQLQSSFSVNNIALVKGRPQMLNLKDMIHYFVEHRHDVVIRRTQFDLRKAEERAHILEGLIIASDNIDEVIALIKASKNTEEARNKLIERFQLSDIQSRAIVEMRLRQLTGLEQDKLRAEYEEIMKLIEHLRALLADVNLRTALIKEELEEIREKYGDARRSIIEYSGGDVSIEDLIADENVVITISHAGYIKRTNLTEYKTQNRGGVGQKSAGTRDQDFLEHMFVATNHQYMMFFTQKGKCFWMRVYEIPEGSKTAKGRAIQNLVNIESDDKVKAFICTQDLKDKEYINSHNLIMVTKKGQVKKTSLEKYSKPRVNGVAAITIKEGDELLEAKLTNGESQIILAVKSGKLVRFEETKTRPMGRTASGVRGITLKDDTDEVIGMVTVNDMNSEILVVAENGYGKRSSLDEYRITNRGGKGVKTLNITEKTGKLISINAVTDADDLMIINKSGLTIRMAVEDLRVMGRATQGVKLINIKGNDSIAAVTKVMKDDVAEVVVDEEGNVIETEAIERVKPVLEVLEDEGVEEDEDEDDSEEDEADDDSEDEDQDDEV from the coding sequence ATGTCTGAAGGAGAAAAGTTAATTCCTATTAACATAGAAGATGAAATGAAATCAGCTTACATCGATTATTCGATGTCAGTAATTGTATCAAGAGCACTTCCAGATGTTAGAGATGGTTTGAAACCAGTACATCGAAGAGTTCTTTATGGAATGTATGATTTAGGAGTTTTTTCAAATAAAGCCCATAAAAAATCCGCTAGAATTGTCGGGGAAGTTTTAGGTAAGTATCACCCACACGGAGATACATCTGTTTATGATGCTATGGTTCGTATGGCGCAGGAGTGGAGTATGCGTTATCTTTTAGTAGATGGTCAAGGTAACTTTGGATCTGTAGATGGTGATAGTCCGGCAGCAATGCGTTATACGGAAGCTAGAATGCGTAAGATTTCGGAAGAAATTATGGCAGATATTGAAAAAGAAACCGTTGATTTTCAATTGAATTTTGACGATACTTTATACGAGCCTAAAGTGATGCCAACACGTGTTCCTACTTTATTGATTAATGGAGCTACAGGTATTGCTGTAGGTATGGCAACTAATATGCCACCACACAATCTTACTGAAGTTATAAACGGAACATTAGCATATATTGATAATAATGAAATTGAGATAGACGAATTGATGAATCATATTAAAGCACCAGATTTTCCTACTGGTGGTATCATATATGGTTATGAAGGCGTTCGTGAAGCATTTAAAACAGGTAGAGGACGTATTGTAATGCGTGCTAAAGTTGGTTTTGAAGAAGTAGACGGACGAGAATGCATCATCGTTACCGAAATACCATACCAGGTTAACAAAGCAGATATGATCAAGCGTACTGCGGATTTGGTTAATGATAAAAAAATAGATGGCATTGCTAATATTCGAGACGAATCAGATAGAAATGGTATGCGTATCGTTTACATATTGAAACGTGATGCTACACCAAATGTGGTTTTGAATACATTGTATAAATTTACACAATTACAGTCTTCATTTAGTGTAAATAACATTGCATTGGTAAAAGGACGTCCACAAATGTTGAATCTGAAAGATATGATTCACTATTTTGTTGAGCACCGCCACGATGTAGTAATTCGTAGAACGCAATTTGATTTGCGCAAAGCAGAGGAAAGAGCGCATATATTAGAAGGATTAATTATTGCATCGGATAATATTGATGAAGTTATTGCTTTAATCAAAGCATCAAAAAATACGGAAGAGGCAAGAAATAAATTAATCGAAAGATTCCAATTATCCGATATTCAGTCTCGAGCTATTGTTGAAATGCGTTTGCGTCAGTTAACAGGTCTTGAACAGGATAAGTTACGAGCGGAATATGAGGAAATAATGAAGTTAATTGAGCATTTAAGAGCTTTATTAGCTGATGTTAATTTAAGAACTGCATTGATTAAAGAAGAGTTAGAAGAAATTCGCGAGAAATACGGGGATGCACGTCGTTCTATCATTGAATATTCTGGTGGAGACGTAAGTATTGAAGACTTAATTGCTGATGAAAATGTAGTTATTACCATTTCTCATGCAGGTTATATTAAACGTACCAATCTTACAGAATATAAAACTCAGAATAGAGGGGGAGTTGGACAAAAAAGTGCTGGAACAAGAGATCAGGATTTCTTAGAGCATATGTTTGTGGCGACAAATCACCAGTACATGATGTTCTTTACTCAAAAAGGAAAATGTTTCTGGATGCGCGTTTATGAAATACCAGAAGGAAGCAAAACAGCTAAAGGTAGAGCGATTCAAAATTTGGTGAATATTGAAAGTGATGATAAAGTAAAAGCATTTATTTGTACACAAGATTTAAAAGATAAAGAGTACATCAATAGCCACAACCTTATTATGGTGACCAAAAAAGGTCAGGTTAAGAAAACCTCTTTAGAGAAATATTCTAAACCTAGAGTTAATGGTGTTGCTGCAATTACTATTAAAGAAGGAGATGAATTATTAGAAGCTAAACTTACTAATGGAGAAAGCCAAATTATATTGGCTGTGAAATCTGGTAAATTAGTTCGTTTTGAAGAAACAAAAACTCGTCCAATGGGAAGAACAGCTTCTGGAGTTCGTGGAATTACTTTAAAGGATGATACTGATGAAGTAATTGGCATGGTTACTGTTAATGACATGAACAGCGAAATATTAGTAGTTGCTGAAAACGGATACGGAAAACGCTCTAGCCTTGATGAATACAGAATCACAAATCGCGGTGGTAAAGGGGTTAAAACCTTAAATATTACCGAGAAAACTGGGAAACTGATTTCTATAAATGCGGTTACAGATGCGGATGATTTGATGATTATCAATAAATCTGGATTGACTATTAGAATGGCAGTTGAAGATTTGAGGGTTATGGGTCGTGCAACGCAAGGTGTCAAGTTGATTAACATCAAAGGGAACGATTCGATTGCGGCAGTTACAAAGGTTATGAAAGATGATGTAGCTGAAGTAGTTGTAGATGAAGAAGGTAATGTTATCGAAACTGAAGCTATCGAAAGAGTAAAGCCTGTTTTAGAAGTTCTTGAAGACGAAGGAGTTGAAGAGGATGAAGACGAAGATGATTCTGAAGAAGATGAAGCAGATGACGATTCTGAAGATGAGGATCAAGATGACGAAGTATAA
- a CDS encoding C40 family peptidase encodes MFGICNLAIIPLRFEPSDRSEIVSQVLFGEHFEILEQLRQWSRIRMQYDAYEGWIDSKQLQLISETSFNQLSTEAIILNADLIEYVTTPNNVLIPIPLGSSLSFIFHNEINISNFDFEGTKTSGEKTKESLINTAFMYLNAPYLWGGKTPFGIDCSGFTQMVYKLNGYKLMRDASQQSNQGEALSFIEESEPGDLAFFDNEDGNIIHVGIIMADNYIIHASGKVRIDRIDHLGIFNAETNKHTHKLRVIKKIV; translated from the coding sequence ATGTTCGGAATTTGTAATCTAGCCATAATCCCACTTCGTTTTGAACCCAGTGACAGAAGCGAAATCGTTTCTCAAGTTTTATTTGGTGAACATTTTGAAATTTTAGAACAATTGAGACAATGGTCCAGAATCAGAATGCAATATGATGCTTATGAAGGTTGGATAGATTCCAAACAATTACAACTGATTTCCGAAACCAGTTTTAATCAATTATCTACAGAAGCTATCATACTAAATGCTGATTTAATCGAATATGTTACCACACCAAATAATGTATTGATACCAATACCGCTTGGATCTTCTTTATCATTTATATTCCATAATGAGATAAATATTTCAAATTTTGATTTTGAAGGAACTAAAACTAGTGGAGAGAAAACGAAAGAAAGCCTGATAAATACTGCTTTTATGTATTTAAATGCTCCATACCTTTGGGGTGGAAAAACTCCTTTTGGCATTGATTGTTCCGGTTTTACTCAAATGGTATACAAACTTAATGGATACAAATTAATGCGAGACGCCTCTCAACAATCTAATCAAGGTGAAGCCTTAAGTTTTATTGAAGAAAGCGAACCAGGAGATTTGGCCTTTTTTGACAATGAAGATGGCAACATCATTCATGTTGGAATCATAATGGCTGATAACTACATTATCCATGCTAGTGGAAAAGTGCGAATTGACCGTATAGATCATTTAGGAATATTTAATGCTGAAACAAACAAGCACACCCACAAATTGAGGGTAATTAAAAAAATAGTATAA
- a CDS encoding acetyl-CoA C-acyltransferase, with protein MNKRVVIVSAVRTPIGSFMGGLSTVTAPKLGAIAIKGALDKIKLDPNLIDEVFMGNVVQAGVGQAPARQAALFAGLPNSVACTTINKVCASGMKAVMLGAQAIQCGDAEIVVAGGMENMSLIPHYMNLRNGTKFGPATMIDGMQKDGLTDAYDNSAMGVCADLCAAEYNFTREDQDNFAIQSYERSTKAWDAGKFDNEVVPVPVPQRKGDPIIVSRDEEFTNVKLDKIPSLNAVFTKDGTVTAANASTINDGAAAVILMSEEKAVALGLKPLAYINGYADAAQEPKWFTTSPAKAIPKALDKAGITINDVDYFEFNEAFAVVGLANSKILGLNDNKVNVNGGAVSLGHPLGCSGVRIIVTLLNVLEQNNAKIGAAAICNGGGGASAIVIERA; from the coding sequence ATGAACAAAAGAGTTGTTATCGTTTCTGCCGTTAGGACACCTATCGGAAGTTTTATGGGGGGATTATCTACAGTTACTGCTCCAAAATTAGGAGCAATCGCTATTAAAGGTGCTTTAGATAAAATAAAGTTAGATCCAAATTTAATTGATGAAGTATTCATGGGCAATGTAGTTCAAGCCGGTGTAGGACAAGCTCCTGCTAGACAAGCTGCACTATTTGCTGGTTTACCCAATTCAGTTGCCTGTACTACAATAAATAAAGTATGCGCTTCAGGAATGAAAGCAGTTATGTTAGGTGCGCAAGCTATTCAATGCGGTGATGCCGAAATTGTAGTTGCCGGTGGAATGGAAAACATGAGTTTAATTCCACACTACATGAATTTAAGAAATGGAACTAAATTTGGTCCTGCAACCATGATTGACGGAATGCAGAAAGATGGACTTACTGATGCTTACGATAACAGCGCTATGGGAGTGTGTGCTGACTTATGTGCTGCAGAATATAATTTTACCAGAGAAGATCAAGATAACTTCGCAATTCAATCGTATGAGCGTAGTACAAAAGCGTGGGATGCTGGAAAATTTGACAATGAAGTAGTTCCTGTTCCAGTTCCACAAAGAAAAGGAGATCCTATCATTGTTTCTAGAGATGAAGAATTCACCAATGTGAAATTAGATAAAATACCATCATTAAATGCCGTTTTCACAAAAGACGGAACCGTAACTGCAGCCAATGCATCAACTATCAACGATGGAGCAGCAGCAGTAATATTGATGAGTGAAGAAAAAGCAGTCGCTTTAGGACTAAAACCTTTAGCGTATATCAATGGATATGCTGATGCAGCTCAAGAACCTAAATGGTTTACTACAAGTCCAGCAAAAGCAATTCCAAAAGCATTAGATAAAGCAGGAATAACAATCAATGATGTAGATTATTTTGAATTCAACGAAGCATTTGCTGTTGTAGGTTTAGCCAATTCAAAGATTCTTGGACTAAATGACAATAAAGTAAATGTAAATGGTGGTGCTGTATCTTTAGGACATCCTCTAGGGTGCTCAGGAGTTCGAATCATTGTTACATTATTAAATGTTTTAGAACAAAACAATGCTAAAATTGGTGCTGCTGCAATTTGTAATGGTGGCGGTGGTGCTTCAGCAATTGTAATAGAAAGAGCCTAA
- a CDS encoding class I SAM-dependent methyltransferase — MDLRILNAEIQAFINGNIGQSISKLALQKNPFQDLDWISILNQIEAKTKAKDKLPNWFSTKDIIYPSKISIEQTSSEKTALYKASIVSGESLIDLTGGFGVDDFYFSKKVKTVVHCEINPELSNLVKHNFEQLNVSNITCYAGDSLATLFSLNSKWDWIYIDPSRRNDTKGKVFMLKDCLPNVPENIYFYFSYSNTILIKTAPILDISAGLSELKHVKTIHVVALENEVKELLWELHKGYIGNINIKTVNILKDKTETFDFVLNENSKFPNLSLPQKYLYEPNSAIMKSGGFDEISSFYNLNKLHKHSHVYTSTTLIAFPGRIFEILNTFPYNKTEMKNHLEKSQANITTRNFPDSVENIRKKWKIKDGGNTYCFFTTDENNHKIVLICTKIS; from the coding sequence TTGGATTTAAGAATTCTAAATGCCGAAATACAGGCGTTTATCAATGGTAATATTGGTCAAAGCATTTCAAAGTTGGCGTTGCAAAAAAATCCCTTTCAAGATTTGGATTGGATTTCTATCTTAAACCAAATAGAGGCTAAAACAAAGGCTAAAGACAAATTGCCAAATTGGTTTTCTACCAAAGACATTATTTATCCAAGTAAAATTTCCATCGAACAAACGTCATCCGAAAAAACAGCCCTTTACAAAGCTTCAATAGTTTCTGGCGAAAGTTTAATTGATTTAACAGGAGGTTTTGGAGTTGATGATTTTTATTTTTCAAAGAAAGTAAAAACAGTGGTGCATTGTGAAATCAATCCAGAGTTATCCAATCTGGTAAAACATAATTTCGAACAATTGAATGTTTCCAATATCACTTGTTATGCCGGAGACAGTTTAGCGACTTTATTCTCTTTAAATTCAAAATGGGACTGGATTTACATTGATCCTTCCAGACGAAATGACACTAAAGGCAAAGTATTCATGCTAAAGGATTGTTTGCCAAATGTTCCTGAAAATATTTATTTTTATTTCTCCTACTCTAATACTATTCTTATAAAAACAGCACCTATACTCGATATTTCCGCTGGTTTATCTGAATTGAAACATGTAAAAACAATTCATGTCGTGGCCTTAGAAAATGAAGTGAAAGAATTATTATGGGAATTGCATAAAGGCTATATTGGAAATATAAATATCAAAACTGTCAATATTTTAAAAGATAAAACAGAAACATTTGATTTTGTTCTGAACGAAAATTCTAAATTCCCGAACTTAAGCTTGCCTCAAAAGTATTTATACGAACCCAATAGCGCTATCATGAAATCTGGTGGATTTGATGAAATCAGCTCATTTTATAACCTAAATAAACTACACAAACATTCTCATGTGTACACATCAACAACCTTAATCGCTTTTCCAGGTCGCATTTTTGAAATTCTAAATACATTTCCTTACAACAAAACAGAAATGAAAAATCATTTAGAAAAAAGTCAAGCTAATATCACAACTCGCAATTTTCCTGACAGCGTAGAAAACATTAGAAAAAAATGGAAAATAAAAGATGGCGGAAATACATATTGTTTTTTCACAACTGATGAAAACAATCATAAAATAGTTTTAATTTGCACTAAAATATCATAA